The following proteins are encoded in a genomic region of Comamonas resistens:
- a CDS encoding LysR family transcriptional regulator: MDQIQAMRIFARVVEAGTFTRAADSLQMPKASVTKNVQALEERLRVKLLNRTTRRVTVTADGAAYYDRAVRLLTDFDDLEASVSQARTTPRGRLRVDVGTTVARLLIIPHLSEFQSRYPEIQIDLGVSDRTVDLISDNVDCVIRGGELADQSLVARRIGNLEFITVAAPEYLQRHGVPQHPRDLESGHRNVIYFSPVSARRYPLEFHKGGEVIEIASPAHLGVNEGNAYISAILAGQGIGQLSRFQIHKYLESGQLQRVLEDWKHPLLPIYVVYPPNSHLSAKVRAFVDWVVELFSRNPLLQGESRLA, translated from the coding sequence ATGGATCAGATACAGGCCATGCGTATTTTCGCGCGGGTCGTGGAAGCCGGCACTTTCACGCGTGCAGCCGATTCGCTGCAAATGCCAAAAGCCAGTGTGACCAAGAACGTTCAGGCTCTGGAAGAGCGCCTGCGCGTGAAGCTGCTCAACCGCACCACGCGCCGCGTCACCGTGACCGCCGATGGTGCGGCCTATTACGACCGTGCGGTGCGCCTGCTCACCGACTTCGACGATCTCGAGGCCAGCGTCAGCCAGGCCCGCACCACGCCGCGCGGGCGCCTGCGCGTGGATGTGGGAACCACCGTGGCGCGTCTGCTCATCATTCCCCATCTGAGCGAATTCCAGTCCCGCTACCCCGAGATACAGATCGATCTGGGCGTGAGCGACCGCACCGTGGACCTGATCAGCGACAACGTGGACTGCGTAATCCGCGGCGGCGAGCTGGCCGACCAGTCCCTGGTGGCGCGCCGCATCGGCAATCTGGAATTCATCACCGTTGCCGCACCCGAATATCTGCAGCGCCACGGCGTGCCACAGCACCCGCGCGATCTGGAGTCCGGCCATCGCAACGTGATCTATTTCTCCCCGGTCTCGGCGCGGCGCTATCCGCTGGAATTCCACAAGGGCGGCGAAGTGATAGAGATCGCCAGTCCTGCACATCTTGGTGTCAACGAAGGCAATGCCTATATCAGCGCCATCCTTGCCGGCCAGGGCATAGGACAGCTCAGCCGCTTCCAGATTCACAAGTACCTGGAAAGCGGCCAGCTGCAGCGGGTGCTGGAGGACTGGAAACACCCTTTGCTGCCGATCTATGTGGTCTATCCGCCCAACTCCCACCTCAGCGCCAAGGTGCGCGCCTTTGTGGACTGGGTGGTGGAGCTGTTTTCGCGCAATCCGCTGCTGCAGGGCGAAAGCCGGCTCGCCTAG
- a CDS encoding alpha/beta hydrolase, which translates to MSNTKATALQPIPHTDTTISVADGVQAHVRIYGGKRRGEVVPLVLHFHGGAFVAGDLDNGCTVGSSLAAAGACVVSLAYPLAPEHPFPRPLELGYEVLLWAYKQRTKLAGKGAPLYLAGEEAGANLAAGVCMMARDQQQPPLAGQILISPMLDPCSATPSQRAAQGESVECKWASGWCQYLGEPHDAEHPYAVPARARRLAGLPPTLILVGEADPMRDEALNYGARLEAAGLSVFRHVFAEAGEWPQALLEQPPESCPCAAQLQEQLRQFFETTRCRL; encoded by the coding sequence ATGTCAAACACCAAAGCCACCGCATTGCAGCCGATTCCTCATACCGACACCACGATTTCCGTGGCCGATGGTGTGCAGGCCCATGTGCGCATATATGGCGGCAAGCGGCGCGGCGAAGTCGTCCCGCTGGTGCTGCATTTCCATGGCGGCGCCTTTGTGGCCGGAGATCTGGACAACGGCTGCACCGTCGGCAGCTCGTTGGCGGCGGCCGGGGCCTGTGTGGTGTCGCTGGCCTATCCGCTGGCACCCGAGCATCCGTTTCCGCGTCCGCTGGAGCTGGGCTACGAGGTGCTGCTGTGGGCCTACAAGCAACGTACCAAGCTGGCCGGAAAGGGCGCTCCGCTCTATCTGGCCGGTGAAGAGGCAGGCGCCAATCTGGCGGCCGGCGTCTGCATGATGGCCCGCGATCAGCAGCAGCCGCCGCTGGCCGGGCAGATTCTGATCTCTCCCATGCTGGACCCTTGCTCGGCAACGCCTTCGCAGCGTGCCGCCCAGGGCGAGTCCGTCGAATGCAAATGGGCTTCGGGCTGGTGCCAGTACCTGGGCGAGCCGCATGATGCGGAGCACCCCTATGCGGTGCCGGCGCGGGCCCGCCGCCTGGCGGGACTGCCGCCGACGCTGATTCTGGTCGGCGAGGCCGACCCCATGCGGGATGAGGCACTGAACTATGGCGCGCGGCTGGAAGCTGCCGGCCTGAGCGTGTTTCGCCATGTGTTTGCAGAAGCGGGGGAATGGCCGCAGGCACTGCTGGAGCAGCCGCCCGAGTCCTGCCCTTGCGCCGCGCAGTTGCAGGAGCAGCTGCGCCAGTTTTTCGAAACCACCCGATGTCGGCTCTGA
- a CDS encoding efflux RND transporter permease subunit codes for MNLSRFFIDRPIFAGVLSVLIFLAGLIAMRTLPISEYPEVAPPSVVVRAQYPGANPKVIAETVATPLEESINGVEGMLYMGSQATTDGVMTLTVTFALGTDPDKAQQLVQNRVSQAEPRLPEEVRRLGITTVKSAPDLTMVVHMVSPNGRYDIDYLRNYAVLNVKDRLARIQGVGQVQIFGGGDYSMRAWLDPQKVAQRGLSAADVVAAIRGQNVQAAAGVVGASPGLPGVDMQLSINAQGRLQTEEEFGDIIVKTGSDGAVTRLRDVARLELGAADYSLRSLLNNDPAVGMGVFQAPGSNALEISANVRSTMAELQKHMPEGVEFRIAYDPTQFVRASIKSVIQTLLEAVALVVVVVILFLQTWRASIIPLLAVPVSVVGTFAVLHLLGFSINALSLFGLVLAIGIVVDDAIVVVENVERNIEAGLSPRQATYRAMQEVSGPIIAIALVLVAVFVPLAFISGLTGQFYRQFAVTIAISTVISAINSLTLSPALSALLLRGHDAPKDALTRGMERVLGGFFRRFNALFRRGSDAYSGGVQRVIGRKALMLVIYAVLVGATWGLFKLVPGGFVPAQDKQYLVGFAQLPDGATLDRTEDVIRRMGEIVKKNPNVEDAIAFPGLSINGFTNSSNSGIVFVTLKPFAERTHADQSGGAVAGQLNQAFGSIQEAFIAMFPPPPVAGLGTTGGFKLQIEDRASLGYDAMDAAVKAFMAKAYQTPELAGLFTSWQVNVPQLYAAIDRTKARQLGVPVTDIFETLQIYLGSLYANDFNQFGRTYSVRVQADAAYRARAEDVGLLKVRSTTGEMVPLSALMKLEPSFGPERAMRYNGFLAADVNGGPAPGFSSGQAQAAVERIAAETLPPGIGFEWTELTYQEILAGNSAVLVFPIAILLVFLVLAAQYESLTLPIAIILIVPMGLLAAMTGVWLSGGDNNVFTQIGLIVLVGLSAKNAILIVEFARELEFAGRTPVQAAIEASRLRLRPILMTSLAFVMGVLPLVLSTGAGAEMRSAMGVAVFAGMIGVTAFGLFLTPVFYVVLRRLAGNRPLQQHGSHVAPISEPGHGASALPMPAAPRGHDE; via the coding sequence ATGAACCTTTCCCGATTTTTCATCGACCGCCCGATCTTTGCGGGTGTGCTGTCGGTGCTCATCTTTCTCGCTGGCCTGATCGCCATGCGAACGCTGCCGATCTCGGAATACCCCGAGGTCGCTCCACCCTCGGTGGTGGTGCGCGCCCAGTACCCGGGCGCCAATCCCAAGGTAATTGCCGAAACCGTGGCCACGCCGCTGGAGGAATCCATCAACGGCGTGGAAGGCATGCTCTACATGGGCAGCCAGGCCACGACCGACGGCGTGATGACGCTGACCGTGACCTTCGCGCTGGGCACCGATCCGGACAAGGCGCAGCAGCTGGTGCAGAACCGCGTCTCCCAGGCCGAGCCGCGCCTGCCCGAGGAAGTGCGCCGCCTGGGCATCACCACGGTCAAGAGTGCGCCCGACCTGACCATGGTCGTGCACATGGTCTCGCCCAACGGCCGCTATGACATCGACTATCTGCGCAACTATGCCGTGCTCAATGTGAAGGACCGCCTGGCGCGCATCCAGGGTGTGGGCCAGGTGCAGATCTTCGGCGGCGGCGACTATTCCATGCGTGCATGGCTGGACCCGCAGAAGGTGGCGCAGCGCGGTCTCTCGGCCGCCGATGTGGTGGCTGCCATCCGCGGCCAGAACGTGCAGGCTGCAGCCGGCGTGGTCGGCGCTTCGCCCGGTCTGCCCGGTGTGGACATGCAGCTGTCCATCAATGCGCAAGGCCGCTTGCAGACCGAGGAAGAGTTCGGCGACATCATCGTCAAGACCGGCTCCGACGGTGCCGTGACGCGCTTGCGTGACGTGGCCAGGCTGGAGCTGGGCGCGGCCGATTATTCGCTGCGCTCCCTGCTCAACAACGACCCGGCCGTGGGCATGGGCGTGTTCCAGGCTCCGGGTTCGAATGCCCTGGAAATCTCGGCCAATGTGCGCTCCACCATGGCCGAGCTGCAAAAGCACATGCCTGAAGGCGTGGAGTTCCGCATCGCCTACGACCCCACGCAATTCGTGCGGGCTTCGATCAAGTCCGTGATCCAGACCCTGCTGGAGGCCGTGGCCCTGGTGGTGGTCGTGGTGATTCTGTTCCTGCAGACCTGGCGCGCCTCCATCATTCCGTTGCTGGCTGTGCCGGTCTCGGTGGTGGGCACGTTCGCCGTGCTGCACCTGCTGGGCTTTTCCATCAATGCGCTGAGCCTGTTCGGCCTGGTGCTGGCCATCGGCATCGTGGTGGATGACGCCATCGTGGTGGTGGAGAACGTGGAGCGCAACATCGAGGCCGGTCTGTCGCCGCGCCAGGCCACCTACCGCGCCATGCAGGAGGTCAGCGGGCCCATCATCGCCATCGCCCTGGTGCTGGTGGCCGTGTTTGTGCCGCTGGCCTTCATCAGCGGCCTCACGGGCCAGTTCTACCGCCAGTTCGCGGTGACCATCGCCATCTCCACGGTGATCTCGGCCATCAACTCGCTGACCCTGTCGCCTGCGCTTTCCGCGCTGCTGCTGCGCGGCCACGACGCGCCCAAGGACGCGCTGACACGCGGCATGGAACGGGTGCTGGGCGGCTTTTTCCGCCGTTTCAACGCCTTGTTCCGGCGCGGCTCCGATGCCTATAGCGGTGGCGTGCAGCGCGTCATCGGCCGCAAGGCGCTGATGCTGGTGATCTATGCCGTGCTGGTGGGCGCGACCTGGGGTCTGTTCAAGCTGGTGCCCGGCGGCTTTGTGCCGGCCCAGGACAAGCAGTATCTGGTCGGTTTTGCCCAGTTGCCCGATGGCGCCACGCTGGACCGCACGGAAGACGTGATCCGCCGCATGGGCGAGATCGTCAAGAAAAATCCCAATGTGGAAGATGCCATCGCCTTCCCGGGCCTGTCCATCAACGGCTTCACCAACAGCTCCAACTCGGGCATCGTCTTTGTCACGCTCAAGCCCTTTGCCGAGCGCACGCATGCCGACCAGAGCGGCGGTGCCGTGGCGGGTCAGCTCAACCAGGCCTTTGGCAGCATCCAGGAAGCCTTTATCGCCATGTTCCCGCCGCCGCCCGTGGCCGGCCTCGGAACCACCGGCGGCTTCAAGCTGCAGATCGAGGACCGTGCCTCGCTGGGTTACGACGCCATGGACGCGGCCGTGAAGGCCTTCATGGCCAAGGCCTACCAGACGCCCGAGCTGGCCGGCCTGTTCACCAGCTGGCAGGTCAACGTGCCCCAGCTCTATGCCGCAATCGACCGCACCAAGGCGCGTCAGCTCGGCGTGCCCGTGACGGATATCTTCGAGACGCTGCAGATCTACCTGGGCAGCTTGTATGCGAACGACTTCAACCAGTTTGGCCGCACCTATAGCGTGCGCGTGCAGGCTGACGCAGCCTACCGGGCGCGCGCCGAAGACGTGGGCCTGCTCAAGGTGCGTTCCACCACAGGCGAGATGGTGCCGCTGTCGGCGCTGATGAAGCTCGAACCCAGCTTCGGGCCCGAACGCGCCATGCGCTACAACGGCTTTCTGGCCGCCGACGTGAATGGCGGTCCTGCGCCCGGCTTCTCCTCGGGCCAGGCCCAGGCCGCCGTCGAGCGCATTGCCGCCGAAACCCTGCCGCCCGGCATAGGCTTCGAGTGGACCGAGTTGACCTACCAGGAAATCCTGGCCGGCAATTCCGCCGTGCTGGTGTTCCCCATCGCCATCCTGCTGGTCTTTCTGGTGCTGGCGGCGCAGTACGAAAGCCTAACCCTGCCGATTGCCATCATCCTCATCGTGCCCATGGGCCTGCTGGCTGCCATGACGGGCGTGTGGCTGAGCGGCGGCGACAACAATGTGTTCACGCAGATCGGGCTCATCGTGCTCGTGGGGCTGTCGGCCAAGAACGCCATCCTGATCGTGGAGTTCGCCCGCGAGCTGGAATTTGCGGGCCGCACGCCCGTGCAGGCCGCCATCGAAGCCAGCCGCCTGCGCCTGCGCCCCATCCTCATGACCTCGCTGGCCTTTGTCATGGGCGTGCTGCCCCTGGTGCTGTCCACGGGCGCGGGAGCCGAGATGCGCAGCGCCATGGGTGTGGCGGTGTTCGCCGGCATGATCGGTGTGACGGCCTTTGGCCTGTTCCTCACGCCGGTGTTCTATGTGGTGCTGCGTCGTCTGGCCGGCAACCGCCCGTTGCAGCAGCATGGCAGTCATGTGGCGCCGATCAGCGAGCCCGGTCACGGCGCCTCGGCCCTGCCCATGCCTGCTGCGCCACGCGGCCATGACGAATAA
- the hrpA gene encoding ATP-dependent RNA helicase HrpA, with protein MPLQINFPESLPVSSRRQEIMEAMDRHQVIIVCGETGSGKTTQLPKIALALGRGRLNAAPDANGQVRGHLIGHTQPRRIAASSVAKRIAEELNTPLGEVVGYKVRFQDTLQKNASVKLMTDGILLAETQTDPLLKAYDTLIIDEAHERSLNIDFLLGYLKQILPKRPDLKVVVTSATIDADRFAKHFESKNGPAPVIMVSGRTYPVEMRYRPFEGEKDKDLNDAIADGVDELWAGGKGGDILIFLPGEREIREAADHLRKHLQHSPVLRNAEVLPLFSRLSQAEQDRIFDGHTGRRIVLATNVAETSLTVPGIRYVIDAGTARVKRYSFRSKVEQLLVEPISQAAANQRAGRCGRVANGICIRLYDEESFVSRDRFTDPEILRSSLAGVILRMKSLGLGDVVHFPFLEAPSGRAIADGYQLLAELGAVDDHGHLLPMGKELSRLPLDPRVGRMILEARERRALSEVLIIASALSVQDVRDRPMEAQQQADQAHAKFDDEKSEFSGYLRLWKWLSDARGGKVVAKSRKEMAVQHAPAARPNARNQAFLPVSQRASGAQVEGTVEERLALFNPADQAQHADEATHKISNRQWEQLLRQNFINIRRVREWRDIHSQLLTVVKEQKWLLNNEAAGYEAVHLSMLSGLLGNIGYRAEESESYLGAHGIKFHPHPGAHLSKKPGRWIVAAEQVETSRLYGRGIAAIEPQWLEEVGGHLLKKQLLDPHWSKKQADVVALERATLYGLVVYNGRRVSYGRVDPHEARNLFIRQALVEGEWETKWHFLPANLKLMRKVEELEHKSRRQDVLVDDELIFAFYDQHLPKDVYSGATFDKWFRAESRNQPELLRLSRDELMRHEAAGITTDKFPKTVKLGGADCSASYLHSPGDARDGITVTVPLFVLNQVSEERAEWLVPGMLKDKIQALLKSLPQRPRSRFVPLPESAARLAELFTESERWAQGGLIDALLKQVRDETSLDVKRADFKLDMLSPHLFMNFRITDEHGRQLGQGRNLGALKAEWGAKARGAFQALASLKVAAGASDTSISESKESENDNRQAQAAPKNDKAAGGKPAQSHDARYKDWSFGELPELMEIKKGGSTLIGFPALIDHGDAVGIEVFDEPEAAAAKHRVGLRRLFALQIRDALKYLEKNIPDLQKMAVAYMPLGTQEELRGQIIDVAIDRAFLQEPLPSNEADFKQRVQDGRGRLTLIANEVARMSATILAEYAAAARKIKDTKNAPEATKDAGEQLQKLMPKNFIAVAPWAQLGHYARYLKAISSRLDKYRADPARDAAKLKELLPLEQRYWRLVAERKGQVDARMQEYRWMLEELRVSFFAQELRTPYPVSAKRLDKVWAQLQQ; from the coding sequence ATGCCTTTGCAGATCAACTTCCCCGAGTCGCTCCCCGTATCCAGCCGTCGCCAGGAAATCATGGAGGCCATGGATCGCCATCAGGTCATCATCGTCTGTGGCGAGACCGGCTCGGGCAAGACCACGCAACTGCCCAAGATCGCTCTGGCGCTGGGCCGGGGCAGGCTCAATGCCGCGCCCGACGCCAACGGCCAGGTGCGCGGCCATCTGATCGGCCACACCCAGCCGCGCCGCATTGCTGCCAGCTCGGTGGCCAAGCGCATTGCCGAGGAGCTGAACACCCCTCTGGGCGAAGTGGTGGGCTACAAGGTGCGTTTTCAGGACACGCTGCAGAAGAACGCCTCCGTCAAGCTGATGACCGACGGCATCCTGCTGGCCGAGACCCAGACCGATCCGCTGCTCAAGGCCTATGACACGCTGATCATCGACGAGGCGCACGAGCGCAGCCTGAACATCGACTTTCTGCTCGGCTATCTCAAGCAGATCCTGCCCAAGCGCCCCGATCTGAAGGTGGTGGTCACGTCGGCGACCATCGATGCGGACCGCTTTGCCAAGCACTTCGAATCGAAGAACGGTCCTGCGCCCGTGATCATGGTCTCGGGTCGTACCTATCCGGTGGAGATGCGCTATCGCCCGTTCGAGGGTGAAAAGGACAAGGATCTGAACGACGCCATTGCCGATGGCGTGGACGAACTCTGGGCCGGCGGCAAGGGCGGCGATATCCTGATCTTCCTGCCCGGCGAGCGCGAGATTCGCGAAGCCGCCGACCATCTGCGCAAGCATTTGCAGCACTCTCCCGTGCTGCGCAATGCCGAGGTGTTGCCGCTGTTCTCGCGCCTATCGCAGGCCGAGCAGGACCGCATTTTTGACGGCCATACGGGCCGGCGCATCGTGCTGGCCACCAATGTGGCCGAAACCTCGCTCACGGTTCCGGGCATTCGCTATGTGATCGACGCCGGTACGGCGCGTGTGAAGCGTTACTCCTTCCGAAGCAAGGTGGAGCAGCTGCTGGTCGAGCCGATCTCGCAGGCCGCGGCCAACCAGCGCGCGGGCCGTTGCGGCCGTGTGGCCAACGGTATCTGCATTCGCCTGTATGACGAAGAGAGCTTTGTCAGCCGCGACCGCTTCACTGACCCCGAAATCCTGCGCTCCTCGCTGGCCGGCGTGATCCTGCGCATGAAGTCGCTGGGTCTGGGCGATGTGGTGCATTTCCCCTTCCTCGAAGCCCCCTCGGGCCGCGCCATTGCCGACGGCTATCAGCTATTGGCCGAGCTGGGTGCGGTGGACGATCACGGCCATTTGCTGCCCATGGGCAAGGAGCTGTCACGCCTGCCGCTGGACCCGCGCGTGGGCCGCATGATTTTGGAGGCGCGCGAGCGCCGCGCCTTGTCCGAGGTGCTGATCATCGCCTCGGCTCTGAGCGTGCAGGACGTGCGCGACCGGCCCATGGAAGCGCAGCAGCAGGCCGACCAGGCTCATGCCAAGTTCGACGACGAGAAAAGCGAATTCAGCGGCTATTTGCGTTTGTGGAAGTGGCTGTCGGATGCGCGCGGCGGCAAGGTCGTGGCCAAGAGCCGCAAGGAGATGGCGGTCCAGCACGCGCCGGCCGCCAGGCCCAATGCGCGCAACCAGGCCTTCCTGCCCGTCAGTCAGCGTGCCAGCGGCGCGCAGGTCGAAGGCACGGTGGAGGAGCGGCTGGCGCTGTTCAACCCTGCCGATCAGGCCCAACATGCCGACGAGGCCACGCACAAGATCAGCAACCGCCAGTGGGAGCAGTTGTTGCGCCAGAACTTCATCAATATCCGCCGCGTGCGTGAGTGGCGCGACATTCACTCTCAGCTGCTGACCGTGGTCAAGGAGCAGAAATGGCTGCTCAACAACGAGGCGGCGGGCTATGAGGCCGTGCACCTGTCCATGCTGTCGGGCCTGCTCGGCAATATTGGCTATCGTGCAGAGGAAAGCGAGAGCTATCTGGGCGCGCACGGCATCAAGTTCCATCCGCACCCCGGCGCCCACCTGAGCAAGAAGCCCGGCCGCTGGATCGTGGCGGCCGAGCAGGTCGAGACCTCGCGCCTGTACGGCCGCGGCATTGCAGCCATAGAGCCGCAGTGGCTGGAGGAGGTGGGCGGGCATCTGCTCAAGAAGCAACTGCTGGATCCGCACTGGAGCAAGAAGCAGGCCGATGTGGTGGCGCTCGAGCGCGCCACGCTCTACGGTCTGGTGGTCTACAACGGCCGCCGCGTCAGCTACGGCCGCGTCGATCCGCACGAGGCGCGCAATCTCTTCATCCGCCAGGCCCTGGTGGAGGGCGAGTGGGAAACGAAGTGGCATTTCCTGCCCGCCAACCTCAAGCTCATGCGCAAGGTCGAGGAGCTGGAGCACAAGAGCCGCCGCCAGGACGTGCTGGTCGATGACGAACTGATCTTTGCCTTCTACGACCAGCATCTGCCCAAGGATGTGTACAGCGGCGCGACCTTCGACAAGTGGTTCCGCGCCGAGAGCAGGAACCAGCCCGAGCTGCTGCGCCTGTCCAGGGACGAGCTGATGCGGCACGAGGCCGCAGGCATCACCACGGACAAATTCCCCAAGACCGTGAAGCTGGGCGGTGCCGATTGCAGCGCCAGCTATCTGCACAGCCCCGGCGACGCGCGCGACGGTATCACGGTCACCGTGCCGCTGTTCGTGCTCAACCAGGTGTCTGAGGAGCGCGCCGAGTGGCTGGTGCCGGGCATGCTCAAGGACAAGATCCAGGCGTTGCTCAAGAGCCTGCCCCAGCGCCCGCGCAGCCGTTTTGTGCCGCTGCCCGAGAGCGCGGCGAGGCTGGCCGAGCTGTTCACCGAGAGCGAGCGCTGGGCCCAGGGGGGGCTGATCGACGCCTTGCTCAAGCAGGTTCGCGACGAGACCTCGCTGGATGTGAAGCGCGCAGACTTCAAGCTGGACATGCTGAGCCCGCATCTGTTCATGAACTTCCGCATCACCGACGAGCATGGCCGCCAGCTGGGTCAGGGCCGCAATCTGGGCGCGCTCAAGGCCGAGTGGGGCGCCAAGGCTCGCGGCGCTTTTCAGGCACTTGCTTCATTAAAGGTAGCTGCTGGCGCAAGTGATACAAGCATTTCAGAGTCAAAAGAATCTGAAAATGATAATAGACAAGCGCAAGCAGCTCCTAAAAATGATAAGGCTGCGGGGGGCAAGCCGGCCCAGTCGCATGATGCTCGCTACAAGGACTGGAGCTTTGGCGAGCTGCCCGAGCTTATGGAAATCAAGAAGGGCGGCAGCACGCTGATCGGCTTTCCGGCCCTGATCGACCATGGCGACGCCGTCGGTATCGAGGTCTTCGACGAGCCCGAAGCGGCTGCCGCCAAGCACCGCGTGGGTCTGCGCCGGCTGTTCGCGCTGCAGATTCGCGATGCGCTCAAGTATCTGGAAAAGAATATTCCCGATCTGCAGAAGATGGCCGTGGCCTATATGCCGCTGGGCACGCAGGAGGAGCTGCGCGGCCAGATCATCGATGTGGCCATAGACCGCGCCTTTTTGCAGGAGCCGCTGCCTAGCAACGAGGCCGACTTCAAGCAGCGCGTGCAGGACGGCCGTGGGCGCCTTACGCTGATTGCCAACGAGGTGGCACGCATGTCGGCCACCATCCTTGCCGAGTACGCGGCAGCCGCGCGCAAGATCAAGGACACCAAGAACGCGCCCGAGGCCACCAAGGACGCGGGCGAGCAGCTGCAAAAGCTGATGCCCAAGAACTTCATCGCCGTGGCCCCCTGGGCGCAGCTCGGTCATTACGCGCGCTACCTCAAGGCCATTAGCTCGCGTCTGGACAAGTACCGGGCCGACCCGGCGCGCGATGCCGCCAAGCTCAAGGAGCTGCTGCCGCTGGAGCAGCGCTACTGGCGGCTGGTGGCCGAGCGCAAGGGGCAGGTCGATGCCCGAATGCAGGAGTACCGCTGGATGCTGGAGGAGCTGCGCGTGAGCTTTTTTGCCCAGGAGCTGCGCACGCCGTATCCGGTCAGCGCCAAGCGGCTGGACAAGGTTTGGGCGCAGCTGCAGCAGTGA
- a CDS encoding efflux RND transporter periplasmic adaptor subunit, whose product MNEHSKLSNRRRWAAAGVAAAVIATTAAMLGLQASHAEAPAAQAAAPAVPVSAAQVLQQDVTLWNEFSGRLEAVQRVDVQPRVSGAVQAVHFKEGALVRAGDLLFTVDPAPYVAEVDRAEAQVVAAKARMAYTQSESERATRLWDERAIAQKEYDERVNARREADANLRAAQAALQTAKLNLGYTQVKAPVSGRVGRIEVTVGNLVSSGAGAPVLTTLVSVDPMYASFDADEQIVAQALQGLQSASQGRSTRALIETIPVQMGVGTSGGTPYAGHLQLIDNQVDAKSGTVRVRAVFGNVDGTLMAGQFARIRMGQPQTTQAVLINERAVGTDQSKKFVLVVGEGNKAEYREVQLGAPVNGLRVVTSGLKAGERIVVNGLQRVRPGVVVAPQEVPMDAKAELADGRSAAKLPTV is encoded by the coding sequence ATGAACGAGCACTCCAAACTCTCCAATCGCCGCCGGTGGGCCGCCGCCGGCGTCGCCGCTGCTGTGATCGCTACGACCGCCGCCATGCTGGGCCTGCAGGCATCGCACGCGGAAGCACCGGCTGCGCAAGCCGCCGCGCCGGCCGTGCCGGTCTCGGCTGCCCAGGTCCTGCAGCAGGACGTGACGCTGTGGAATGAATTCTCCGGCCGCCTTGAAGCCGTGCAGCGCGTGGATGTGCAGCCGCGCGTCTCGGGTGCGGTGCAGGCCGTGCATTTCAAGGAAGGCGCGCTGGTCAGGGCCGGTGATCTGCTGTTCACCGTGGACCCGGCTCCCTATGTGGCAGAAGTCGATCGCGCCGAAGCCCAGGTGGTTGCCGCCAAGGCACGCATGGCCTATACCCAGAGCGAGTCCGAGCGCGCCACGCGTCTGTGGGACGAGCGGGCGATCGCGCAAAAGGAATACGACGAACGGGTGAATGCCCGGCGCGAGGCCGATGCGAATCTGCGCGCCGCCCAGGCTGCGCTGCAGACCGCCAAGCTGAACCTGGGCTACACCCAGGTCAAGGCGCCGGTGAGCGGGCGCGTGGGTCGCATCGAGGTCACGGTGGGCAATCTCGTGAGCTCGGGAGCCGGTGCTCCGGTGCTGACCACCCTGGTATCAGTGGACCCCATGTATGCCAGTTTCGACGCAGACGAGCAGATCGTGGCCCAGGCGCTGCAGGGTCTGCAGAGCGCAAGCCAGGGACGCAGCACGCGTGCGCTGATTGAAACCATTCCCGTTCAGATGGGGGTGGGTACCAGCGGCGGCACGCCTTATGCCGGTCATCTGCAGCTCATAGACAACCAGGTCGATGCCAAGAGCGGCACGGTGCGCGTGCGGGCCGTGTTCGGCAATGTGGACGGCACGCTCATGGCCGGCCAGTTCGCGCGCATCCGCATGGGCCAACCCCAGACCACCCAGGCCGTGCTCATCAACGAGCGCGCCGTGGGCACGGACCAGAGCAAGAAATTCGTGCTGGTGGTGGGCGAGGGCAACAAGGCCGAGTACCGGGAGGTGCAACTGGGCGCACCGGTGAACGGCCTGCGCGTGGTGACTTCGGGCCTCAAGGCCGGCGAGCGCATCGTCGTCAACGGACTGCAGCGTGTGCGCCCCGGCGTGGTGGTCGCGCCTCAGGAGGTGCCCATGGACGCCAAGGCCGAGCTGGCCGATGGCCGCAGCGCCGCCAAGCTACCCACGGTCTGA